From Roseibium alexandrii DFL-11, the proteins below share one genomic window:
- a CDS encoding ABC transporter ATP-binding protein encodes MPSTSAAALEVLNLHKRFNEPAVDDLSLTVRSGEFFALLGPNGAGKTTTLRMVAGLLQADAGAVKICGIDAFADPIAAKKVLAWVPDDPMVYDKLTPLEYLEFVAGLWDMPPDFARFRADSLLDSLGLGAHANERCGGFSKGMRQKVALAGALIHEPRLIILDEPLTGLDASSARQVKRVLSGLVAHGVSIIMTTHILEVAERMADRIGIIARGRLVAEGTLEELRERASADGNTLEDIFLEIVGGEAGSEPPAQEATGFHEKVA; translated from the coding sequence ATGCCATCTACCAGTGCTGCCGCCCTTGAGGTTCTCAATCTTCACAAGCGCTTCAACGAACCTGCCGTTGATGATCTCTCGCTGACGGTGCGAAGTGGTGAATTCTTTGCCCTGCTGGGCCCGAATGGCGCGGGCAAGACAACGACGCTGCGGATGGTTGCGGGGTTGCTCCAGGCTGATGCGGGTGCTGTCAAGATCTGCGGGATCGACGCATTTGCAGATCCGATTGCCGCCAAAAAAGTGCTGGCCTGGGTTCCAGACGACCCGATGGTTTATGACAAGCTGACACCGCTTGAATACCTGGAATTTGTTGCAGGTCTCTGGGACATGCCGCCGGATTTTGCGCGGTTCAGGGCGGACAGCCTGCTCGACTCTCTCGGACTTGGGGCCCATGCAAATGAGCGCTGTGGCGGGTTCTCCAAAGGAATGCGTCAGAAGGTGGCACTTGCCGGAGCTTTGATCCATGAGCCGCGTTTGATCATCCTCGATGAGCCACTCACCGGACTGGATGCAAGTTCTGCACGGCAGGTTAAAAGGGTTCTGTCCGGACTTGTTGCGCATGGCGTGTCGATCATCATGACGACACACATTCTAGAGGTCGCGGAACGCATGGCGGACCGGATCGGAATAATCGCACGCGGACGTCTCGTTGCTGAAGGAACGTTGGAAGAGTTGCGGGAACGCGCGAGCGCCGATGGCAACACTCTGGAGGACATTTTCCTCGAAATTGTTGGTGGTGAAGCCGGCAGCGAACCACCCGCGCAGGAGGCAACAGGCTTCCACGAGAAGGTTGCATGA